The proteins below are encoded in one region of Pseudonocardia sp. DSM 110487:
- a CDS encoding helix-turn-helix domain-containing protein, whose protein sequence is MPQQPDWNVLVSTCPSRTSLARIANKWTAMVVVVLGRGTLRFGDLRTAVEGISGKVLTETLRDLERDGLVARHVYAEMPPRVEYELTTLGRTLHTPLLALSRWAEEHIAEVLEARDAYDARD, encoded by the coding sequence GTGCCACAGCAGCCGGACTGGAACGTGCTCGTGTCGACGTGCCCGTCCCGCACGTCGCTCGCCCGCATCGCCAACAAGTGGACGGCGATGGTGGTGGTCGTGCTCGGTAGGGGCACGCTGCGCTTCGGCGACCTGCGCACCGCGGTCGAGGGGATCAGCGGGAAGGTCCTCACCGAGACGCTTCGGGATCTCGAACGCGACGGGCTCGTCGCGCGGCACGTGTACGCCGAGATGCCCCCCAGGGTCGAGTACGAACTGACAACGCTGGGACGCACGCTGCACACTCCCCTGCTGGCGTTGAGCCGCTGGGCCGAGGAACACATCGCCGAGGTGCTCGAGGCGCGGGACGCCTACGACGCGCGTGACTGA
- a CDS encoding nuclear transport factor 2 family protein, whose protein sequence is MTTVDTTAPLAVARRYFDALSAKDFATVAAMFADDIVWHQPGDNRFSGTHRGSAAVGEMIGGMMAVSEGTFALSATAAPMVNGTVVAALVHFSGKRDDAAMAQDGLDLLRIEGDRIAEVWLFSSDPRSEDAFWGAA, encoded by the coding sequence ATGACCACAGTGGACACCACTGCCCCGCTCGCCGTCGCCCGCCGGTACTTCGATGCACTGTCGGCGAAGGACTTCGCCACGGTCGCGGCCATGTTCGCCGACGACATCGTGTGGCACCAGCCCGGTGACAACCGCTTCTCCGGCACCCATCGCGGCAGCGCCGCGGTGGGCGAGATGATCGGCGGCATGATGGCCGTCAGCGAGGGCACGTTCGCGCTCTCGGCGACCGCAGCGCCGATGGTCAACGGCACGGTGGTGGCGGCTCTCGTCCACTTCAGCGGCAAGCGCGACGATGCCGCGATGGCGCAGGACGGTCTCGACCTGTTGCGGATCGAGGGCGATCGGATCGCGGAGGTGTGGCTGTTCTCCTCCGACCCGCGGTCCGAGGACGCCTTCTGGGGCGCCGCCTGA
- a CDS encoding sigma factor-like helix-turn-helix DNA-binding protein, protein MTLATLEAIPERADDADITAWAIAAGRVRPHLAAVHRPAHRRRRGARDHPPTPPLPHRRRRGTRRPGLSGRRHPGSGPLAGAGRALDPERRTAFVLTQVLDLSYAEAAEVCGCPVGTIRSRVSRAREDLVAAMEERPGERRRAGGT, encoded by the coding sequence ATGACACTAGCTACGCTCGAGGCCATCCCCGAGCGCGCGGACGACGCCGACATCACCGCGTGGGCGATCGCCGCCGGGCGCGTCCGGCCGCACCTGGCTGCTGTCCATCGCCCGGCACACCGCCGCCGACGCGGTGCGCGCGACCACCCGCCGACCCCGCCTCTCCCACATCGGAGACGGCGAGGCACGCGACGCCCGGGGCTCAGCGGGCGGCGCCACCCAGGAAGCGGTCCACTTGCGGGAGCTGGTCGCGCCCTCGACCCGGAGCGGCGCACGGCGTTCGTCCTCACCCAGGTGCTCGACCTGAGCTACGCGGAGGCGGCCGAGGTATGCGGCTGCCCGGTCGGCACCATCCGCTCCCGCGTCTCCCGCGCCCGGGAGGACCTGGTCGCGGCCATGGAGGAACGGCCGGGCGAGCGGAGGCGCGCCGGCGGCACCTGA
- a CDS encoding zf-HC2 domain-containing protein, translating to MRCEDCREAISARLDSEDLPGEADAVDAHLRMCADCRVFAERAARVRRLTRVRLAEPEPDLVGAVLAAGPPRSVRSRAAGAVRVALGGLGVGQVALAISGIAASAGPGHGGVVELAGGSAAHLVHESSAWNLAIGVAFLLAAMGSRRVSGMVPVLGAFIAALAALSAFDLAEGRVEVERLLGHGLALAGLVLLMVLGRLADDGGGGADRATPDSFEAPAVGGSDAAGERPTRRASGGGLAPSARRGAA from the coding sequence ATGCGGTGCGAGGACTGCCGGGAAGCGATCTCGGCCCGGCTCGACAGCGAGGATCTGCCCGGCGAGGCCGACGCGGTCGACGCACACCTGCGGATGTGCGCGGACTGCCGTGTCTTTGCGGAGCGGGCCGCCCGCGTCCGGCGCCTCACCCGGGTCCGGCTCGCCGAGCCGGAACCCGATCTGGTCGGCGCGGTGCTCGCGGCCGGTCCGCCCCGATCGGTGCGCTCGCGTGCCGCGGGTGCCGTCCGGGTGGCGCTCGGCGGGCTCGGTGTCGGGCAGGTCGCGCTCGCGATCAGCGGCATCGCGGCCTCGGCCGGGCCCGGCCACGGTGGCGTCGTGGAGCTCGCCGGGGGGAGCGCGGCGCACCTGGTCCACGAGAGCTCGGCGTGGAACCTCGCGATCGGTGTTGCGTTCCTGCTGGCGGCCATGGGCTCGCGCCGGGTGTCGGGGATGGTGCCGGTGCTCGGCGCGTTCATCGCCGCGCTCGCGGCGTTGTCGGCGTTCGACCTGGCCGAGGGCCGGGTCGAGGTCGAGCGGCTGCTCGGGCACGGGCTCGCGCTGGCGGGGCTGGTCCTGCTGATGGTGCTCGGCCGGCTCGCGGACGACGGTGGCGGCGGTGCGGACCGAGCTACCCCGGACAGCTTCGAGGCTCCCGCGGTCGGCGGCTCGGATGCTGCGGGGGAGCGCCCGACGCGCCGCGCGTCCGGCGGGGGCCTGGCGCCGAGCGCCCGGCGCGGTGCCGCATGA
- a CDS encoding MauE/DoxX family redox-associated membrane protein has product MTGVLHAGRRTHGRWGWAVVLARLVLGGVWLVAGWAKVGDLDESVRAVRAYQLLPEMPAQVVGAALPLVEILLGVLLVAGLFVRASAVASAVLMGAFVVGIASAWARGLRIDCGCFGSGGELAAGEDPAYGWELARDGGLLLVALLLARWPAGHYALDGLLAGRRNDEEDE; this is encoded by the coding sequence ATGACCGGCGTGCTCCACGCCGGGCGGCGCACCCATGGCCGATGGGGATGGGCGGTTGTGCTCGCCCGCCTGGTGCTGGGCGGGGTGTGGCTGGTGGCGGGGTGGGCGAAGGTCGGCGACCTCGACGAGTCGGTCCGCGCGGTGCGCGCCTACCAGCTGTTGCCCGAAATGCCGGCGCAGGTCGTGGGGGCTGCGCTGCCGCTCGTGGAGATCCTGCTGGGCGTGCTGCTGGTCGCAGGCCTGTTCGTCCGGGCGTCCGCGGTGGCGTCGGCCGTGCTCATGGGGGCGTTCGTGGTCGGTATCGCGTCGGCGTGGGCCCGCGGGCTGCGCATCGACTGCGGTTGCTTCGGCTCCGGTGGGGAGCTGGCCGCAGGGGAGGACCCCGCCTACGGGTGGGAGCTGGCGCGCGACGGCGGCCTGCTCCTGGTCGCCCTGCTGCTCGCCCGGTGGCCTGCCGGGCACTACGCGCTCGACGGGCTGCTGGCCGGCCGGCGCAACGACGAGGAGGACGAGTAG
- a CDS encoding thioredoxin domain-containing protein, which yields MTSGRATRKRRAMVKQRGGPSPALLGAIAVIALFAGMVGFGVYRASASSTDATVPPSATASGVPVGSSDAPATVDLYVDFQCPACRAFEQQAGPTIDELVGSGAARVVYHPVAYLDRFSSTRYSSRSSAASGCAAEAGVFPQYAQLLFANQPPEGAAGLPEEQLIALGAQAGAGPGFAECVSSDRYAGWTAALTDEASQAGVNATPTVLVNGQEIERSVAALRAAVEGAS from the coding sequence ATGACATCCGGACGAGCAACCCGCAAGCGGCGCGCGATGGTGAAGCAGCGCGGCGGCCCGTCGCCCGCGCTGCTCGGGGCGATCGCAGTGATCGCGCTGTTCGCCGGCATGGTCGGGTTCGGCGTCTACCGCGCATCCGCGAGCAGCACGGACGCGACGGTGCCGCCGAGCGCCACCGCGTCCGGGGTGCCGGTCGGTTCCAGCGACGCGCCCGCCACCGTGGACCTGTACGTGGACTTCCAGTGCCCGGCCTGCCGGGCCTTCGAGCAGCAGGCCGGCCCCACGATCGACGAGCTGGTCGGCAGCGGTGCCGCCCGGGTCGTCTACCACCCGGTGGCCTACCTCGACCGGTTCTCCTCCACGCGCTACTCGAGCCGCTCGTCTGCCGCTTCGGGCTGCGCGGCGGAGGCCGGCGTGTTTCCGCAGTACGCGCAGCTGCTGTTCGCGAACCAGCCGCCCGAGGGCGCGGCCGGCCTGCCGGAGGAACAGCTGATCGCGCTCGGCGCGCAGGCGGGCGCCGGGCCCGGCTTCGCCGAGTGCGTGTCCTCGGACCGGTACGCCGGCTGGACCGCGGCGCTCACCGACGAGGCTTCCCAGGCGGGGGTCAACGCGACGCCCACCGTCCTGGTGAACGGCCAGGAGATCGAGCGGAGCGTCGCGGCGCTGCGCGCGGCGGTCGAGGGCGCCTCCTGA
- a CDS encoding cytochrome c oxidase assembly protein, producing MVLAGVWFAVVMGVVQARWVPPLFLERASTAGEALIGYDLPEPVTVARLLLDWRFNILFGTAALVLAAGYLFGARRLRRRGDAWPGGRTFAWLAGCAVLLVATSSGLGRYSPGVFSVHMVSHMALNMLAPVLLAIGGPVTLALRALPPAGRDAAPGVREWLAGLVVSRLARAVTNPLLALVLFVGSFYVLYLTGLFDVALRYHWAHQLMNVHFLLVGYLFFWPLVGSDPAPVRLPHLGRLAVLLAAMPFHAFFGITVMSSNTVLGGDFYRMLALPWVPDLLADQHLGGGISWASGELPMLLVVIVLLTRWARDDAREAARHDRRADADGDAELTAYNAMLARLAGSDR from the coding sequence GTGGTCCTGGCGGGTGTGTGGTTCGCCGTGGTGATGGGGGTCGTACAGGCGCGGTGGGTGCCGCCCCTGTTCCTGGAGCGTGCCTCCACGGCGGGTGAGGCGCTGATCGGCTACGACCTGCCGGAGCCGGTCACCGTCGCGCGGTTGCTGCTCGACTGGCGGTTCAACATCCTGTTCGGGACGGCGGCCCTGGTGCTCGCCGCCGGCTACCTGTTCGGGGCACGGCGGCTCCGGCGCCGCGGGGACGCCTGGCCGGGTGGACGGACCTTCGCGTGGCTGGCCGGGTGCGCGGTACTGCTGGTCGCGACGTCGTCCGGGCTCGGGCGCTACTCGCCCGGTGTGTTCAGCGTGCACATGGTCAGCCACATGGCGCTGAACATGCTCGCCCCGGTCCTGCTGGCGATCGGTGGGCCGGTGACGCTCGCCCTGCGGGCGTTGCCGCCGGCGGGCCGGGACGCCGCTCCCGGGGTGCGGGAGTGGCTGGCCGGGCTGGTGGTGTCCCGGCTCGCGCGGGCGGTGACGAATCCGCTGCTCGCGCTCGTGCTGTTCGTGGGCTCGTTCTACGTGCTCTACCTGACCGGCCTGTTCGACGTCGCGCTGCGCTACCACTGGGCACACCAGTTGATGAACGTGCACTTCCTGCTCGTGGGCTACCTGTTCTTCTGGCCGCTGGTCGGCTCCGACCCGGCACCGGTGCGGCTGCCGCACCTGGGCAGGCTGGCGGTGCTGCTCGCCGCGATGCCGTTCCACGCATTCTTCGGGATCACCGTGATGAGCTCGAACACGGTGCTGGGCGGGGACTTCTACCGGATGCTCGCCCTGCCGTGGGTGCCGGACCTGCTGGCCGACCAGCACCTCGGGGGCGGCATTTCATGGGCGTCCGGTGAGCTGCCGATGCTGCTGGTGGTGATCGTGCTGCTCACCCGCTGGGCCCGCGACGACGCCCGGGAGGCGGCGCGCCACGACCGCAGGGCCGACGCCGACGGCGACGCCGAGCTGACCGCCTACAACGCGATGCTCGCCCGGCTGGCGGGTTCGGACCGCTGA
- a CDS encoding HAD-IC family P-type ATPase encodes MSAWAATGATIVVIGVDGTVAGALAVADTVRPSAADTVAQLRAMGLTPVLLTGDAPAAAHHVAAAVGIDEVHAGALPEQKVELVRSLQAQGRTVAMVGDGINDAAALATADLGIAIGSGTDIAVESADLVLVRDDLTALPAAVRLAGATIRTIRGNLAWAFGYNVAAVPLAMAGLLNPLLAGAAMACSSLLVVTHSLRLRRID; translated from the coding sequence ATGAGCGCCTGGGCCGCGACCGGCGCCACGATCGTCGTGATCGGCGTCGACGGCACCGTCGCCGGTGCGCTCGCTGTGGCCGACACCGTGCGCCCCAGCGCGGCGGACACGGTCGCGCAGCTGCGTGCGATGGGCCTGACCCCGGTGCTGCTCACCGGCGACGCGCCCGCCGCGGCCCACCACGTCGCCGCCGCCGTCGGGATCGACGAGGTGCACGCAGGCGCCCTGCCCGAGCAGAAGGTGGAACTGGTGCGCAGCCTGCAGGCGCAGGGGCGCACGGTCGCCATGGTCGGCGACGGCATCAACGACGCCGCCGCACTGGCCACCGCGGACCTCGGCATCGCCATCGGCTCCGGCACCGACATCGCGGTCGAGTCCGCGGACCTCGTGCTCGTGCGCGACGACCTCACCGCGCTGCCGGCCGCGGTCCGGTTGGCCGGGGCCACGATCCGGACGATTCGCGGCAACCTCGCGTGGGCGTTCGGCTACAACGTCGCCGCCGTCCCGCTCGCGATGGCCGGGCTGCTCAACCCGCTGCTCGCCGGCGCCGCGATGGCGTGCTCGTCGTTGCTGGTCGTCACCCACAGCCTGCGGCTACGCCGCATCGACTAA
- a CDS encoding heavy metal translocating P-type ATPase, with product MSGTSTAVLAVDGMTCAACVGRVERKLGKLERVVATVNLATGRATITHPPSVPVATLVETVERAGYRARPVEPGSPPTPPHGDVDGLRRRLTVALLLFVPVADLSLALSLVPALRFPGWQIVIATLALPVVGWAAWPFHRAALAGLRHRTTSMDTLVSLGIITASAWSLWTLATSGAPPVEGGWTAVLHPDGPLYLEVAAGVTTFQLAGRYFEARARRAAGGALRALVGLRPAEVSVLRGPEGRETEQRVPVAHLSAGDRFVVRPGERIAADGTVVAGMAAVDTSAMTGEPVPVEVGAGDDVVGGAIAVGGTLTVRADRVGDATRLAQMVRAVQDAQAGKSATQRLVDRVSAVFVPAVLGLAVLTLAGWLMAGASTGDAVIRAVAVLVIACPCALGLATPTAIMVATGRGAELGIFVTGFRALEAVHAADIVVLDKTGTLTTGRMQVTGVAAVAPRTETELLTLAAAVENGSEHPIASAVRARTGEAPLPAIAGFRALPGRGAHGTVDGREVLVGRPDLFDDPRWRIG from the coding sequence GTGAGCGGCACGAGCACGGCAGTGCTCGCCGTGGACGGGATGACGTGCGCGGCCTGTGTGGGCCGGGTCGAGCGCAAACTCGGCAAGCTCGAGCGCGTGGTCGCGACGGTGAACCTGGCCACCGGCCGGGCCACGATCACGCACCCGCCGAGCGTTCCGGTCGCCACCCTCGTCGAGACGGTCGAGCGGGCCGGTTACCGCGCGCGGCCGGTCGAGCCGGGCTCGCCGCCCACCCCACCCCATGGCGACGTCGACGGCTTGCGCCGACGGCTGACCGTCGCGCTCCTGCTGTTCGTGCCGGTCGCCGACCTCTCGCTCGCGCTGTCGCTCGTGCCGGCGCTGCGCTTCCCCGGCTGGCAGATCGTGATCGCCACGCTCGCGCTCCCGGTGGTCGGCTGGGCCGCATGGCCGTTCCACCGAGCGGCGCTCGCCGGGCTCCGGCACCGCACGACGAGCATGGACACGCTCGTGTCGCTCGGCATCATCACCGCCTCGGCGTGGTCGTTGTGGACGCTCGCGACCTCCGGGGCGCCGCCCGTCGAGGGCGGCTGGACGGCGGTGCTGCACCCGGACGGGCCGCTCTACCTCGAGGTCGCGGCCGGGGTGACGACCTTCCAGCTGGCCGGGCGCTACTTCGAGGCAAGGGCGCGGCGCGCCGCCGGTGGCGCGCTGCGGGCACTGGTCGGGCTGCGCCCGGCCGAGGTCTCCGTGCTGCGCGGCCCCGAGGGCCGGGAAACCGAACAGCGGGTGCCCGTGGCCCACCTGAGTGCCGGTGACCGCTTCGTCGTGCGGCCGGGCGAGCGGATCGCCGCCGACGGCACCGTCGTCGCCGGCATGGCCGCGGTCGACACGAGCGCGATGACCGGCGAGCCGGTACCGGTGGAGGTCGGCGCCGGCGACGATGTCGTCGGGGGCGCGATCGCCGTCGGCGGCACGCTGACCGTGCGAGCCGACCGGGTCGGCGACGCGACGCGGCTCGCGCAGATGGTGCGTGCCGTGCAGGACGCGCAGGCCGGCAAGTCGGCGACGCAACGGCTCGTCGACCGGGTGTCTGCCGTGTTCGTCCCAGCGGTGCTCGGGCTGGCCGTGCTCACCCTCGCCGGCTGGCTGATGGCCGGAGCGAGCACCGGGGACGCGGTGATCCGGGCGGTCGCGGTGCTCGTGATCGCCTGCCCGTGCGCGCTCGGACTCGCCACCCCGACCGCGATCATGGTCGCCACCGGCCGCGGGGCCGAGCTGGGGATCTTCGTCACGGGGTTCCGCGCGCTGGAGGCGGTGCACGCCGCAGATATCGTGGTGCTGGACAAGACCGGCACCCTCACCACCGGCCGGATGCAGGTCACCGGCGTCGCCGCGGTCGCCCCGCGGACCGAGACCGAGCTGCTCACCCTCGCCGCCGCCGTCGAGAACGGGTCGGAGCACCCGATCGCCTCGGCGGTGCGCGCCCGCACCGGGGAGGCGCCGTTGCCTGCCATCGCTGGGTTCCGCGCACTTCCCGGTCGGGGTGCCCACGGCACCGTCGATGGCCGAGAGGTGCTGGTGGGTCGACCGGACCTGTTCGACGATCCCCGGTGGCGGATCGGATGA
- a CDS encoding TetR/AcrR family transcriptional regulator has product MSPGAPSADETAAPSLRSDAERNRARIIAAARTVFGRGGLNASMASVAREAGVGIATLFRRFPTKEDLVAAVFADRMDAYADVVTEALDDPDPWRGLVGIIESVCAMQAADYGFADVLTMTFPTAKTLEQRRIEVYHSVVQLIDRAKAAGRLREDFTPEDLVLIYMANAGVVNATGHDVPDAWRRVVALMIQSYQAPARGPLPDSPEPDALYRAMLRASQASFASPGPPERHGGT; this is encoded by the coding sequence ATGAGCCCTGGTGCGCCGAGCGCCGACGAGACCGCCGCCCCGTCGTTGCGCAGCGACGCCGAGCGCAACCGGGCGCGGATCATCGCGGCCGCACGCACCGTGTTCGGGCGCGGCGGGCTGAACGCATCCATGGCATCCGTCGCCCGCGAGGCGGGGGTGGGGATCGCCACCCTGTTCCGCCGCTTCCCCACCAAGGAGGACCTGGTCGCGGCCGTGTTCGCCGACCGGATGGACGCCTACGCCGACGTGGTCACCGAGGCCCTCGACGACCCCGACCCCTGGCGCGGGCTCGTCGGGATCATCGAGTCGGTCTGCGCGATGCAGGCAGCCGACTACGGCTTCGCCGACGTACTCACCATGACCTTCCCCACCGCCAAGACCCTGGAACAGCGCCGCATCGAGGTCTACCACTCCGTCGTGCAACTGATCGACCGCGCCAAGGCCGCCGGCCGACTGCGGGAAGACTTCACCCCCGAAGACCTGGTGCTGATCTACATGGCCAACGCCGGCGTCGTCAACGCCACCGGCCACGACGTCCCCGACGCATGGCGACGCGTCGTCGCCCTGATGATCCAGTCCTACCAGGCCCCCGCCCGCGGCCCCCTGCCCGACTCACCCGAACCCGACGCCCTCTACCGGGCCATGCTCCGCGCCAGCCAGGCGAGCTTCGCCTCACCCGGACCGCCGGAACGCCACGGCGGGACCTGA
- a CDS encoding SDR family oxidoreductase has translation MDRMNGKTALVTGSSRGIGRATAVKLANEGVLVAVHYAESRDAAEETVTLIEKNGGRAFAVQARLGTPGDVGELFLGVERGLRDRTGSPTLDILVNNAAEVAPRGIAPEDVTPEQFDRSFAVNAKAPFFLVQRALPLLPEGGRIVNISSGMTRLAVPRQMLYAMTKGALEQLTLHFARHLAPRGITVNTVAPGNTDNGNPVFRIPEVAEQLAQMSAFKRVAKTEDVANVVAFLASDEAAWITGAYIDATGGTLLG, from the coding sequence ATGGACAGGATGAATGGCAAGACCGCGCTCGTCACCGGCTCCAGCAGGGGCATCGGCCGGGCCACAGCCGTCAAGCTGGCCAACGAGGGTGTGCTGGTCGCCGTGCATTACGCCGAGAGTCGGGACGCGGCCGAGGAGACGGTCACCCTGATCGAGAAGAACGGCGGACGCGCCTTCGCCGTCCAGGCCCGACTCGGAACTCCGGGTGACGTCGGTGAGCTGTTCCTCGGTGTCGAACGCGGCCTGCGGGATCGGACTGGCTCCCCGACGCTGGACATCCTCGTCAACAACGCGGCCGAGGTCGCTCCGCGCGGTATCGCGCCGGAGGACGTGACGCCCGAGCAGTTCGACCGTTCCTTCGCGGTCAACGCCAAGGCTCCGTTCTTCCTCGTGCAGCGGGCGCTGCCCCTGCTCCCGGAAGGTGGCCGGATCGTCAACATCAGCTCCGGAATGACCCGGCTCGCCGTTCCCAGGCAGATGTTGTACGCGATGACGAAGGGGGCGCTCGAGCAGCTCACCCTGCACTTCGCCCGGCACCTGGCCCCGCGCGGCATCACCGTCAACACCGTCGCGCCGGGTAACACGGACAACGGCAATCCCGTGTTCAGGATCCCGGAAGTGGCCGAACAGCTGGCCCAGATGTCGGCGTTCAAGCGTGTGGCCAAGACCGAGGACGTCGCCAACGTGGTGGCGTTCCTCGCCTCCGACGAAGCCGCGTGGATCACCGGGGCGTACATCGACGCCACGGGCGGCACCCTCCTCGGCTGA
- a CDS encoding LysR family transcriptional regulator: MELRHLRYFVAVAAEGSFSRAAEQLHTTQPSLSRQIRQLERDMGVPLFDRSATGTALTPAGAALHRHALLLLRLADASRDMAQSATRHTREILDIGVPPGLPTTWLLGVLADLEADVPHAAVNLAEASSVEQLRMIREGHLDLALVHGQPPGELRSARVLTHPFGVALRPGHPLGSGPACRVRDLDGLRILSHGRQQVPVVHDRLVVAAHDAGAVPLWQFAQFTEQALACAEAVRADGVLLVEHSAQRLLPDWRWLPLTEPELTLDTWLVWQPLTRDIVTEAARVIPAAKRDTQMSCVVDEHSPSASMVSTPRQRE, encoded by the coding sequence ATGGAGCTGAGACACCTGCGTTACTTCGTGGCGGTCGCCGCGGAGGGATCGTTCTCCCGCGCCGCCGAACAGCTGCACACCACGCAGCCGTCGCTCAGCCGGCAGATCCGCCAGCTGGAGCGCGACATGGGCGTCCCGCTCTTCGACCGCAGCGCGACCGGCACGGCCCTCACCCCCGCGGGCGCCGCGCTGCACCGCCACGCACTGCTGCTCCTGCGGCTCGCCGACGCCAGCCGGGACATGGCGCAGTCCGCCACCCGCCACACCCGCGAAATCCTCGACATCGGCGTCCCACCGGGCCTGCCCACCACCTGGCTACTCGGCGTACTGGCCGACCTCGAGGCCGACGTGCCGCACGCCGCCGTGAACCTCGCCGAGGCCAGCAGCGTCGAGCAGCTGCGGATGATCCGGGAAGGCCACCTCGACCTCGCGCTCGTGCACGGGCAACCGCCCGGCGAGCTGCGTAGCGCCCGAGTGCTGACCCACCCGTTCGGCGTGGCACTGCGCCCCGGCCACCCCCTCGGCTCGGGGCCCGCCTGCCGGGTCCGCGATCTGGACGGCCTGCGGATCCTGTCCCACGGCCGCCAGCAGGTCCCCGTGGTTCACGACCGCCTCGTCGTGGCCGCACACGACGCCGGAGCCGTGCCGCTGTGGCAGTTCGCCCAGTTCACCGAACAGGCGCTCGCCTGCGCCGAAGCCGTCAGAGCCGACGGCGTGCTGCTCGTCGAGCACTCGGCACAGCGCCTCCTCCCCGACTGGAGATGGCTCCCGCTGACCGAACCGGAGCTCACACTCGACACCTGGCTGGTCTGGCAGCCACTCACCCGCGACATCGTCACCGAAGCCGCCAGGGTCATACCGGCCGCGAAGCGCGATACCCAAATGTCTTGTGTGGTGGATGAGCACTCACCCAGCGCGTCGATGGTGTCGACGCCGAGGCAGCGCGAGTGA